The following proteins come from a genomic window of Diprion similis isolate iyDipSimi1 chromosome 8, iyDipSimi1.1, whole genome shotgun sequence:
- the LOC124408437 gene encoding sialin isoform X2, with amino-acid sequence MAGKTDGREPRDTEYGTVQYEETEGPSWMFWKKRRYVLAILAFFGFFTSYILRVNLSIAIVAMTANNTKIDADGNTYYEQEFDWDSKLQGLILSSFFYGYITTQLFGGLLAAKIGGKRVFGGGIAVTALLTVITPPLVRVNVYILVALRIIEGIFEGVTYPCIHAIWAKWAPPLERSKLGTLAFSGSFIGTVVAMPVSGIMADRLGWASVFYSFGAFGLIWYIVWMIFVTDDPEDDPYITKAEIRHIKGSLNQVDNEKVIHPWKDIVTSMPVWAIVAAHCSENWGFYTMLTQLPTFLSDTLDYKLEKSGFVSALPYLAMAIMLQAGGYVADYLRERKILTTTQVRKTFNCLGFVSQTIFMMCAAFIMTPVSVILCITIAIGLGGLSWVGFSVNHLDIAPQHASVLMGFGNTMATVPGIVSPIITGYIVQNKSAAEWRIVFIIAATIYIAGAVIYGIFASGEVQPWAMKSRNKNETAYDNPALEVDTFTK; translated from the exons ATGGCCGGGAAAACCGACGGACGTGAGCCGCGAGACACCGAGTATGGAAc GGTTCAATATGAGGAGACGGAGGGGCCCAGCTGGATGTTTTGGAAGAAGAGACGATACGTCCTGGCAATATTGGCCTTCTTCGGCTTTTTCACGAGCTACATTCTTCGGGTGAATTTGAGCATCGCCATCGTCGCCATGACCGCGAACAACACAAAAATCGACGCTGACGGCAATACGTACTAC gagCAAGAATTCGACTGGGACTCGAAACTCCAGGGGTTGATACTGAGTTCCTTCTTTTACGGTTACATCACGACGCAACTGTTCGGCGGATTGCTGGCAGCGAAAATTGGGGGCAAAAGAGTTTTCGGTGGTGGCATAGCCGTAACAGCCCTTCTAACCGTCATCACTCCACCCCTAGTGCGAGTGAACGTTTACATTCTCGTTGCTTTGCGAATCATCGAAGGCATATTCGAG GGTGTCACGTATCCATGCATTCACGCGATATGGGCGAAGTGGGCACCGCCCTTGGAAAGATCGAAGCTGGGCACCCTGGCGTTTTCCGGAAGCTTCATAGGAACCGTCGTCGCGATGCCGGTAAGCGGTATCATGGCTGATCGCCTAGGATGGGCTTCGGTTTTCTACTCCTTTGGAGCATTCGGCCTCATCTGGTACATCGTTTGGATGATTTTTGTCACCGACGACCCGGAGGACGACCCGTACATCACGAAAGCAGAGATCAGACACATAAAGGGGTCGCTTAACCAGGTTGACAACGAG AAAGTTATTCATCCTTGGAAAGACATCGTAACCTCGATGCCAGTCTGGGCAATTGTTGCAGCTCACTGCAGTGAGAATTGGGGATTTTACACGATGCTGACACAGCTGCCAACATTTTTATCGG ATACACTGGACTACAAACTTGAAAAGAGCGGATTTGTATCTGCGCTACCCTACCTGGCAATGGCCATAATGCTTCAGGCTGGAGGATATGTTGCAGATTATTTGCGAGAGCGTAAAATACTGACGACGACTCAG GTGCGCAAAACCTTCAATTGTCTGGGCTTCGTCAGTCAAACGATATTCATGATGTGCGCGGCCTTTATCATGACTCCGGTCAGCGTCATCCTCTGCATCACGATCGCCATTGGTTTGGGGGGTTTATCATGGGTTGGCTTCAG CGTTAATCATCTCGATATTGCACCACAACATGCGAGCGTTCTCATGGGATTTGGAAACACCATGGCCACCGTACCTGGTATCGTCAGTCCCATCATTACTGGATACATTGTCCAAAATAAG TCCGCTGCCGAGTGGAGGATAGTCTTTATCATCGCGGCAACGATCTACATAGCAGGTGCCGTAATATACGGAATATTCGCCTCTGGAGAGGTTCAGCCGTGGGCAATGAAGTCGAGGAACAAAAACGAGACGGCGTACGACAATCCGGCCCTCGAAGTGGATACTTTCACGAAGTGA
- the LOC124408437 gene encoding sialin isoform X1 — protein MPTETWLEENFRGAWLKLEDMTCDLQGGERGRRYPPLKVKVIMAGKTDGREPRDTEYGTVQYEETEGPSWMFWKKRRYVLAILAFFGFFTSYILRVNLSIAIVAMTANNTKIDADGNTYYEQEFDWDSKLQGLILSSFFYGYITTQLFGGLLAAKIGGKRVFGGGIAVTALLTVITPPLVRVNVYILVALRIIEGIFEGVTYPCIHAIWAKWAPPLERSKLGTLAFSGSFIGTVVAMPVSGIMADRLGWASVFYSFGAFGLIWYIVWMIFVTDDPEDDPYITKAEIRHIKGSLNQVDNEKVIHPWKDIVTSMPVWAIVAAHCSENWGFYTMLTQLPTFLSDTLDYKLEKSGFVSALPYLAMAIMLQAGGYVADYLRERKILTTTQVRKTFNCLGFVSQTIFMMCAAFIMTPVSVILCITIAIGLGGLSWVGFSVNHLDIAPQHASVLMGFGNTMATVPGIVSPIITGYIVQNKSAAEWRIVFIIAATIYIAGAVIYGIFASGEVQPWAMKSRNKNETAYDNPALEVDTFTK, from the exons CGTGGCTCAAACTCGAGGACATGACGTGCGATCTGCAGGGAGGGGAACGCGGAAGGCGGTACCCACCGCTGAAAGTGAAA GTGATTATGGCCGGGAAAACCGACGGACGTGAGCCGCGAGACACCGAGTATGGAAc GGTTCAATATGAGGAGACGGAGGGGCCCAGCTGGATGTTTTGGAAGAAGAGACGATACGTCCTGGCAATATTGGCCTTCTTCGGCTTTTTCACGAGCTACATTCTTCGGGTGAATTTGAGCATCGCCATCGTCGCCATGACCGCGAACAACACAAAAATCGACGCTGACGGCAATACGTACTAC gagCAAGAATTCGACTGGGACTCGAAACTCCAGGGGTTGATACTGAGTTCCTTCTTTTACGGTTACATCACGACGCAACTGTTCGGCGGATTGCTGGCAGCGAAAATTGGGGGCAAAAGAGTTTTCGGTGGTGGCATAGCCGTAACAGCCCTTCTAACCGTCATCACTCCACCCCTAGTGCGAGTGAACGTTTACATTCTCGTTGCTTTGCGAATCATCGAAGGCATATTCGAG GGTGTCACGTATCCATGCATTCACGCGATATGGGCGAAGTGGGCACCGCCCTTGGAAAGATCGAAGCTGGGCACCCTGGCGTTTTCCGGAAGCTTCATAGGAACCGTCGTCGCGATGCCGGTAAGCGGTATCATGGCTGATCGCCTAGGATGGGCTTCGGTTTTCTACTCCTTTGGAGCATTCGGCCTCATCTGGTACATCGTTTGGATGATTTTTGTCACCGACGACCCGGAGGACGACCCGTACATCACGAAAGCAGAGATCAGACACATAAAGGGGTCGCTTAACCAGGTTGACAACGAG AAAGTTATTCATCCTTGGAAAGACATCGTAACCTCGATGCCAGTCTGGGCAATTGTTGCAGCTCACTGCAGTGAGAATTGGGGATTTTACACGATGCTGACACAGCTGCCAACATTTTTATCGG ATACACTGGACTACAAACTTGAAAAGAGCGGATTTGTATCTGCGCTACCCTACCTGGCAATGGCCATAATGCTTCAGGCTGGAGGATATGTTGCAGATTATTTGCGAGAGCGTAAAATACTGACGACGACTCAG GTGCGCAAAACCTTCAATTGTCTGGGCTTCGTCAGTCAAACGATATTCATGATGTGCGCGGCCTTTATCATGACTCCGGTCAGCGTCATCCTCTGCATCACGATCGCCATTGGTTTGGGGGGTTTATCATGGGTTGGCTTCAG CGTTAATCATCTCGATATTGCACCACAACATGCGAGCGTTCTCATGGGATTTGGAAACACCATGGCCACCGTACCTGGTATCGTCAGTCCCATCATTACTGGATACATTGTCCAAAATAAG TCCGCTGCCGAGTGGAGGATAGTCTTTATCATCGCGGCAACGATCTACATAGCAGGTGCCGTAATATACGGAATATTCGCCTCTGGAGAGGTTCAGCCGTGGGCAATGAAGTCGAGGAACAAAAACGAGACGGCGTACGACAATCCGGCCCTCGAAGTGGATACTTTCACGAAGTGA